One genomic window of Candidatus Kuenenia stuttgartiensis includes the following:
- a CDS encoding glycosyltransferase family 2 protein, which produces MILSLKNNPSHLAPYWSTISMEKDITPEQQHTGKISVIIVTWNAYSWIANCLKSLKSDLSAFSHSIIIVDNASSDQTVSYIKTQFPEIILIENKTNNGFAQACNTALQKSCSEYVLFLNPDTEVIPGMTKSLLAFMEKHQEAGAIGPTLLNPDGTLQLSGNTFPNLKNILSESFFLDRLFPNSRFFGLHKMSHIDRSKVLKVDWTMGSCLFVRREALDRAGNFDSNYFLFFEETDLCLRLRNAGYEIYLLPGARLIHFGGASSPELYNAEKIIHYHKSLFYYFRKHMPHQLIFLKMILFSRSLLRIILWLTLYPANAKTAAEKLSGYGKVLKLCF; this is translated from the coding sequence ATGATACTATCACTGAAAAATAATCCGTCACACCTCGCCCCTTATTGGTCAACAATCTCTATGGAAAAAGATATTACTCCTGAACAACAGCATACAGGTAAAATCTCTGTTATTATCGTAACGTGGAATGCGTATTCATGGATAGCTAATTGCCTGAAAAGCCTTAAAAGCGATCTCAGCGCTTTTTCTCATTCAATCATCATCGTGGACAATGCATCCTCCGACCAAACCGTATCGTATATCAAAACACAATTTCCGGAGATAATTCTTATCGAAAACAAAACCAATAATGGTTTTGCGCAGGCGTGCAACACGGCGCTGCAAAAATCATGCTCTGAGTATGTCCTCTTTTTAAACCCCGATACAGAAGTGATTCCAGGCATGACGAAAAGCCTGTTGGCATTCATGGAAAAACATCAGGAAGCAGGTGCAATTGGCCCCACGCTACTTAATCCTGACGGAACACTCCAGTTGAGCGGCAATACCTTTCCCAATCTTAAAAATATTCTGAGTGAATCATTTTTCCTTGATCGTCTCTTCCCAAACAGCCGTTTTTTTGGGTTGCATAAGATGAGCCATATCGACCGTTCAAAAGTATTGAAGGTTGACTGGACTATGGGGTCGTGCCTCTTTGTACGCAGAGAAGCACTCGATAGAGCGGGAAATTTTGACAGCAATTATTTCCTCTTTTTTGAAGAAACAGACCTGTGCCTACGGCTGAGAAATGCCGGGTATGAGATATACCTTCTGCCCGGGGCCAGACTCATACACTTTGGCGGGGCAAGCAGCCCTGAACTTTATAATGCAGAAAAAATCATCCACTATCACAAAAGCCTCTTTTATTATTTCAGAAAACACATGCCACACCAGTTGATTTTTCTGAAGATGATACTATTCTCAAGATCACTGCTTCGCATTATTCTTTGGCTGACACTGTACCCTGCAAATGCAAAAACGGCAGCGGAAAAACTATCCGGCTACGGAAAGGTATTAAAATTATGTTTTTAA
- a CDS encoding sulfotransferase family protein, producing MNKTALQPVIIMGMHRSGTTMLASLLEQLGLFIGAKKQENDESLFFFKLNDWLLRQANATWDNPHNFTFINAVFKERVLHVLKQHLKGMRRFEYLGFGKFLRYGDIRHIDFPWGWKDPRNTFTIDIWKDIFPHPKLLHIYRNPLDVANSARKREIEIQNNFKHNWKCFFKERLVLGKAFYQDSVRLQNIYEGIQLWRVYVQKALSLEEEWNGNILHVRYETFLDNPADTLGKIVRFIGLTADAPLINAVSKNVLSGNKFTFIKDSALLEIYRHIKEEDIMKKLGYDTITEK from the coding sequence ATGAATAAAACCGCTCTTCAACCAGTAATAATCATGGGTATGCACCGTTCCGGCACCACAATGCTTGCTTCACTGCTGGAACAACTGGGACTATTTATCGGCGCAAAAAAACAGGAAAATGATGAATCTTTGTTCTTTTTCAAATTAAACGACTGGCTGCTGCGCCAGGCAAATGCCACATGGGATAATCCGCATAATTTCACCTTTATAAATGCCGTCTTTAAGGAGAGGGTTCTTCACGTGCTAAAGCAGCACCTGAAGGGTATGCGAAGGTTTGAATATTTAGGTTTTGGAAAATTTTTGCGCTATGGCGACATCCGGCATATTGATTTTCCATGGGGATGGAAAGACCCAAGAAACACCTTTACCATTGATATCTGGAAAGATATCTTCCCCCATCCAAAGCTATTGCATATTTACAGAAATCCCCTTGACGTTGCAAACAGCGCAAGAAAAAGAGAAATTGAGATTCAAAATAATTTTAAGCATAACTGGAAGTGTTTTTTTAAAGAACGTTTGGTATTAGGAAAGGCTTTCTACCAGGACTCCGTAAGGCTTCAGAATATTTATGAAGGGATTCAATTGTGGAGGGTTTATGTACAAAAAGCGCTTTCCTTAGAAGAGGAATGGAATGGAAACATACTCCATGTACGATATGAAACATTTCTGGACAATCCGGCGGACACCCTTGGCAAAATTGTACGCTTTATCGGCCTGACCGCTGATGCTCCATTAATAAATGCCGTTTCAAAAAACGTGTTATCCGGGAATAAATTTACCTTTATAAAGGACAGCGCCCTACTGGAAATTTACCGGCACATAAAGGAAGAAGATATCATGAAAAAACTAGGCTATGATACTATCACTGAAAAATAA